AACTATGCCAAAGCGCTTCAGCGTGGTGATCATCTTCAGCGGCTCCCCTCGTACACCGGCTCGAAAATCAGAACGAATTTCGACGGAAACGATGCACAAACTCACGCGTCCAGAGTGCCCTTTCGGCCCCTTCGTCGGGTGAGCGGGACTTTGGTGTGAGATAACCGCATGATCGTTGATCAGGGTTAGAAAAGCGTTAAGCGGCGCCCTTCAGGGACTCCAGGACGTTGCATGCCGCGCGCATGTCAACGAGCCTGACAGCGCGGCGCTCCAGTGCTTCCTCGTCCTCGCCCCATTGTTCTGAGGTCCAGTCTTCATCGAGATGCGCAAGCGCCCACGCCTCTTCCAGCGAGACTTGGCCCTCGGCCACAGCCAGCGCCAGAATGGCGGAGCCGGTCAGCGACGTCATGGTGTGAAGAGCCGCGAGCGCAATCGGTGTGTCGTATTTTTTCAGCGTCACGGCAAAAGCTGAAATAGCCTCGCGCGGCTGGTCCTGATGCATGACGCCTTCGACGAGAATGAACCGCGCACCGAGCACATTGGCGGCCCAGTCTAGCACCGGATCCCAATGATCCGTCTGCCGCTGGACAAGCGCTTCCGGGTCGGCGGCGCGGTAGCAGAGGAGATCGGAGGAGGAGAACCTCAGAATATCTTCGAAAACCGCCTGCGTGTCATTGGCAACACCGTCGATGGCCGTGTTGACATGTCGTGAGACGGGCATGACCACAGGATTGACGACGTCTTTCTGAGCGTCCCACTCGTCGCGCAGCAGTTGCGCAAGCGCGCGCGTCGGCATGGTGAGGGCTTTTTTGGCAGGGGTGCGCAGCGGCTTTCCATCGAGGAGAATGGTGAAGCCGCCCTCCTCTGCCTCTCCAACCGTCACGTCCTTGTAGAACCGTTTCGGCAGGGGCTTCTGCATCTGAATTTGCGCACGCAGGATCGGGTCGGGATGGCTCAAGCCCTCCGTAAGGTCGTTCAGGAGATCACGCATGGCACGTCCTCATCAGTCGGATAGAGAAGATCATTCGAAAGTATCGGCCGGAACAAAGGCCGGAATTTCACGCGGGTGGCTGACAACCGCATCGGCGCCCGCTTTCCAGAGATCGTCGACGGAGGCATACCCCCAAGAGACACCGATCGCCTTTGCGCCCGCGGCTTTCGCCATCTGCATATCGTAGATTGCATCGCCGATCACGACAGTATCGGCCGGAACCATGCCGGTTTCATGGCAGCATTCCATAACCATGGCCGGGTGCGGTTTTGACGGACAGTCATCCGCCGTGCGCGAGACGATGAAGTGTTCGGTAAAGCCGTGGCTTTCAAGAACCTGGAGAAGGCCGCGCCGGCCCTTGCCGGTGACTGCGCCAATCAGCACGTCGTCCCGTTTCGCCAGCATTTCTATCAAAGGTGCAATGCCCTCAAAAAGCGGCGTTGGATTTTCGGCCCGTTCCTTCAGTGGAAGGTAGTTCTCTTTGTACCGCAGCGCCATGGCCGACGCCTCGTCATCGACGTGGGCCCTGCCAAGCATGCGCGCGATCGCGATGTCCAGCGTCAGGCCGATGATCGCCTTCGTCTGCGACATATCAGGCCGCGGCTTGCCGAAGTCGGCGAAGGTTTGAGCCATAACCGCATGGATGAGACCGGCGCTGTCCACGAGCGTACCGTCGCAATCGAAGAGAACCAGTTTCATCTGATATCAGTCTTCCCTGTCGCCGTCGGCCACATCGAGACCGAGCAGGTTCCACGTTTGCACCATATGCGGCGGCAAAGGCGCGCTGACCCGAAGCCGGCCGCCATTCGGATGGGGAATATCGATATGACGCGCATGGAGATGCAGGCGCTTCTGGATGCCACCCGGAAAATCCCAGTTCGGATCGTCGATATAATATTTGGGATCGCCGATGATCGGATGGCCCATATGGAGCGCGTGAACGCGCAGCTGATGCGTGCGGCCGGTATAGGGCTCCATCTCCAGCCAAGCGAGGTTCTGGGCAGCCGTATCGATGACGCGGTAATAG
This genomic interval from Agrobacterium tumefaciens contains the following:
- a CDS encoding ATP12 family chaperone protein — translated: MRDLLNDLTEGLSHPDPILRAQIQMQKPLPKRFYKDVTVGEAEEGGFTILLDGKPLRTPAKKALTMPTRALAQLLRDEWDAQKDVVNPVVMPVSRHVNTAIDGVANDTQAVFEDILRFSSSDLLCYRAADPEALVQRQTDHWDPVLDWAANVLGARFILVEGVMHQDQPREAISAFAVTLKKYDTPIALAALHTMTSLTGSAILALAVAEGQVSLEEAWALAHLDEDWTSEQWGEDEEALERRAVRLVDMRAACNVLESLKGAA
- a CDS encoding HAD family hydrolase, translating into MKLVLFDCDGTLVDSAGLIHAVMAQTFADFGKPRPDMSQTKAIIGLTLDIAIARMLGRAHVDDEASAMALRYKENYLPLKERAENPTPLFEGIAPLIEMLAKRDDVLIGAVTGKGRRGLLQVLESHGFTEHFIVSRTADDCPSKPHPAMVMECCHETGMVPADTVVIGDAIYDMQMAKAAGAKAIGVSWGYASVDDLWKAGADAVVSHPREIPAFVPADTFE